From the genome of Glycine max cultivar Williams 82 chromosome 2, Glycine_max_v4.0, whole genome shotgun sequence, one region includes:
- the LOC100795967 gene encoding UDP-glucuronate 4-epimerase 1 produces the protein MPSLEEELFPSTPGKFKIERAHHMNRQLYRCFASTSTMFLWALFLIALTASYLSFQGFVDSGSRYLSASWGGIQWEKQVRTSAQIHRQGGMSVLVTGAAGFVGSHVSLALKRRGDGVVGLDNFNDYYDPSLKKARKSLLAKHDVFIVDGDLNDAKLLAKLFDVVAFTHVMHLAAQAGVRYAMENPHSYVHSNIAGLVTLLEACKSANPQPAVVWASSSSVYGLNEKVPFSESDQTDRPASLYAATKKAGEEITHTYNHIYGLSITGLRFFTVYGPWGRPDMAYFSFTRNILQGKPITVYRGKNHVDLARDFTYIDDIVKGCVGSLDTSAKSTGSGGKKRGPAPYRIFNLGNTSPVTVPTLVSILERHLKVKAKRNIVDMPGNGDVPFTHANISSARRELGYKPTTDLQTGLKKFVKWYLSYYGYNHGKPVN, from the coding sequence ATGCCGTCCTTAGAGGAGGAGCTCTTCCCTTCAACCCCAGGCAAGTTCAAGATCGAGCGGGCCCACCACATGAACCGCCAGCTCTACCGCTGCTTCGCCTCCACCAGCACCATGTTCCTGTGGGCCCTCTTTTTAATCGCCCTCACCGCTTCATATCTCAGCTTCCAAGGCTTCGTTGATTCCGGCAGCCGCTACCTCTCCGCCTCCTGGGGCGGGATCCAGTGGGAGAAGCAGGTCCGCACCTCCGCCCAGATCCACCGTCAAGGCGGCATGTCCGTCCTCGTCACCGGCGCTGCCGGCTTCGTCGGCTCCCACGTCTCCCTCGCGTTAAAACGACGCGGAGACGGCGTCGTCGGACTCGACAACTTCAACGACTACTACGATCCGTCTCTGAAAAAAGCCCGCAAGTCCCTCCTCGCCAAGCATGACGTCTTCATCGTCGATGGCGACCTCAACGACGCCAAGCTCTTGGCAAAGCTCTTCGATGTGGTCGCTTTCACCCACGTGATGCACCTCGCGGCGCAGGCCGGGGTTCGCTACGCCATGGAGAATCCCCACTCCTACGTCCACAGCAACATCGCGGGCCTCGTCACGCTTCTCGAGGCCTGCAAATCGGCGAACCCTCAGCCCGCGGTCGTTTGGGCCTCGTCCAGCTCCGTCTACGGGCTCAACGAGAAGGTTCCATTTTCCGAATCGGACCAGACCGACCGGCCCGCTAGCCTCTACGCCGCAACCAAAAAAGCCGGTGAGGAAATCACACACACCTACAATCACATCTACGGCTTATCCATCACCGGTTTGAGGTTTTTCACCGTGTACGGACCCTGGGGGAGGCCCGACATGGCTTATTTCTCTTTCACCAGAAACATCTTACAAGGGAAACCTATCACCGTTTACCGCGGTAAAAACCATGTCGACCTGGCCAGGGATTTCACCTACATTGATGATATTGTCAAGGGTTGCGTCGGGTCGTTGGATACTTCGGCCAAGAGTACCGGGTCGGGTGGGAAGAAACGGGGACCCGCTCCGTATAGAATATTTAACCTGGGGAACACGTCGCCGGTTACTGTTCCCACTCTTGTCAGTATATTGGAGCGCCATTTGAAGGTGAAGGCCAAGAGGAATATTGTGGACATGCCTGGAAACGGCGACGTTCCGTTTACTCACGCGAATATTAGTTCGGCCCGGAGAGAACTCGGGTACAAGCCCACCACCGATTTGCAAACCGGGTTGAAGAAGTTCGTCAAGTGGTACCTTTCCTATTACGGCTACAATCACGGCAAAcctgtaaattaa